GAATCAAAAAGAGCAGGAACAATTTAAGATGCTCCTTCCTTTTGTCGATGAAGACATGATTGAGGTTGTCAGTGATGTGATTCACTTTATAGCAGAGCGGGTGAAGCTGCCTTTAAATGAACATATTCATATTGCGCTGATTGATCATATTACATTTGCGATTAAACGTCTTCAAAAAGGGATGGACATTAAAAATCCATTTCTGATTGAAACAAAAACGCTTTATCCAAATGAATTCTTAGTCGCTGAAGAAGTTATTCATATGATCAATGACAGACTTAAAGTAAACTTGCCAGAAGGGGAAATTGGTTTTATTGCCCTTCATATCCATAGTGCCATCACAAATAAGCCGATTGCAGATGTGAACCAGTTTTCTCAGCTGATAAATCAATTGGTAGGAGTGATTGAAGACTCTATGAAAATAAAAGTGAATCATGACAGCGTCAATTATCTGCGGCTTGTCCGCCACTTAAGATACACGATTGAAAGGGTTCTCTCAGGTGAAACGGTTGAAGAACCAGAAAAGTTTACTTTATTGTTGAAAAAAGAATATCCGCTATGCTACAATACATCTTGGAAAATGATAAAAGTGATGCAGCAATTTCTAAAAAAACCAGTCTATGAAGCTGAGGCTGTTTATCTAACATTGCATTTATACCGTTTAACAAACAAAACTTAATGAGAAAAGTACCTTACGTGTTACTGATACGATCAGGCATGAGTGAACAAGTACGTGTTAAAACCGGCTAATAGGGGGAATATACCCTTTGTGCACGGTCGTCCTTGTTGCACCATGCTTTTTTTGTTGTTCTTTTTAGGTCTGAAATGTAAACGCTTGTAATTTGCTTTCATGTTTTTTTTGCTTGCTGCTTACACAAACTATTTTTACAAGGAGGTCAAACACATGTTTAAAAATTTATTTGGAGTACTCCAAAAAATTGGTAAAGCTCTTATGCTTCCAGTAGCGATTTTGCCTGCTGCAGGTATCCTGCTCGCATTCGGTAATGCGATGCAAAATCCGGAGCTCACATCAAAAGTTCCATTCTTAACAAATGAAATTGTACAGCTTGTTGCAAAAGTAATGGAATCTTCAGGTGATATTGTCTTTGCAAATCTTCCGCTTCTATTTGCGGTGGGTGTAGCGATTGGCCTTGCCAATGGTGATGGGGTTGCAGGTCTTGCAGCAATCATAGGATACTTAATTATGAATGCAACCATGAGTGCTGTGCTGCTTCAAACAGGGAAAATTCCAAGCGATGCTGTAGAGCTTGCGCAATTCTTCCAGCAGCTTCATCCTGAATATGCGAGAGTCCTCGGAATGCCAACCTTGCAGACCGGTGTCTTTGGCGGTATTATCGTCGGGGTTCTCGGTGCATACATGTACAACAAATTCTTTAAAATTGAATTGCCTCAATATTTAGGTTTCTTCGCAGGAAAGCGTTTCGTTCCAATTATGACGGCTGTTTCTGCAGTAGTATTAGGTTTGATTATGCTATTTATCTGGCCGCCGATTCAAGGTGGATTAAACGCCTTCTCAACAGGGCTGCTTGAATCCAATAAAACATTGGCAGCGTTCGTATTCGGTTTAATCGAACGTTCATTAATTCCTTTTGGTCTTCATCATATTTTCTATTCTCCTTTCTGGTACGAGTTTGGAAACTACACTACTCAGGCAGGGGAAATTGTCCGCGGAGATCAGCGTATCTTCATGGCACAAATCAAAGATGGCGCAGAACTGACTGCCGGTACATATATGACGGGTAAATTCCCATTCATGATGTTCGGTCTTCCTGCTGCTGCACTTGCTATCTATCATGAATCAAGACCTGAAAACAAAAAGTTTGTAGCAGGTATCATGGGTTCAGCTGCTTTAACATCTTTCTTAACAGGGATCACAGAGCCGCTTGAATTCTCATTCTTATTCGTAGCACCAATTCTATTTGCCATTCATGCTGTCTTTGCAGGTTTGTCTTTCATGACGATGCAATTGCTTGATGTGAAAATCGGGATGACATTCTCAGGAGGAGTCATTGACTACTTCCTGTTCGGCATCCTTCCAAACAGAACAGACTGGTGGCTTGTTATTCCAGTAGGTTTAGTATTCTCAGTGATTTACTACTTCGGATTCCGTTTTGCGATCCGCAAGTTCAACCTTAAAACACCTGGACGCGAGGATGCTGAAGCAGAAACAGAAGATGATAAAGCAGGCGAAAATGCTGGGGATCTTCCATATAACATTCTTGAGTCTTTAGGCGGAAGCTCAAATATCAAGCACCTTGACGCTTGTATCACCCGCCTTCGTGTAACGGTTAATGATGTAAAAGCAGTCGATAAAAACCGCTTAAAACGTTTAGGAGCAGCAGGAGTCCTTGAAGTTGGAAACAACATTCAGGCAATATACGGTCCTAAATCGGATAACCTGAAAACACAAATTCAAGATGTGATGTCAGGCAAAACGCCTCGCCCGACTAAACCTGTTTCAGCTGAAAAAGAAGTTCAGGAGCAAGTTGAGGACGTTGTTGCAGGACCTCTTAAAAACGAAGTAAGCGAATTTTCATTTGTTTCTCCTTTAACAGGTGACATTCATCCAATCACAGAAGTGCCTGATCAAGTATTCTCAGGAAAAATGATGGGTGATGGTTTTGCGATTACGCCTGCTGACGGCACGATCGTTTCACCGGTTGACGGCAAAATATTAAATGTATTCCCTACTAAGCACGCAATTGGCCTTGAATCAGAAAGCGGCAACGAGATCTTAATTCATGTCGGAATTGATACTGTGAACCTTAAAGGGGAAGGCTTCGAAGCATTTGTTAAAGAAGGTGACATTGTCACTAAAGGACAAAAACTGCTCCAAGTAGACTTGGAATTCGTTAAGCAAAATGCTCCTTCTATTATGACGCCGATTGTTTTCACGAATTTAAATGAAGGCGAATCTGTCGTAATAAAATCATCCGGCAGTGTGAAAGCAGGAGAAGAAAACATCATTTCTATAGAAAAATAAAATGAATGAGGTCGCATCACTTGTCAATCATGTGATGCGGCTGTTATGATAATATATTGTGTACTAGCTTTATTTAAATATGAAGGAGATTGATTAATTATGGCAGAGAAAACGTTTAAAGTAACAGCAGAATCAGGAATCCACGCACGTCCGGCTACAGTGCTTGTTCAAACAGCAAGCAAATTTGATGCAGATGTGAACTTAGCATATAATGGCAAAACAGTTAACTTAAAATCAATCATGGGTGTTATGTCTTTAGGAATCGCTAAAGATTCAGAAATCACAATTTCTGCAGCAGGTTCAGACGAAAACGATGCAATCGCAGCTCTTGAAGAAACAATGAAAAAAGAAGGCTTAGGCGAATAATGCTCGAATTAAAAGGGATCGGAGCTTCAGCTGGGATCGCGATTGCAAAAGCTTACCGCTTAGAAGAACCAGATCTGACAGTATCAAAAAAAGAAGTAGCAGATAAAACTGCTGAAGTTCTTCGTTTTGATGAAGCCATCCAAAAATCAAAATCAGAGCTTTTAAAAATTAAAGAGCATGCATTCAGAGAATTAGGTGCAGATAAAGCTGAAATTTTTGAAGCTCATATCTTAGTTTTAAGCGACCCAGAATTGCTTAACCCGGTTAAAGATAAAATCAGCAGTGAAGCAGTTAATGCTGAATTTGCAATGAAAGAAACGGCTGATATGTTTGTAAGTATGTTCGAGTCTATGGATAACGAATATATGAAAGAGCGTGCAGCTGATATCCGCGATGTTACGAAACGTGTGATCGGACACTTGCTTGGCGTTGAGATACCAAACCCGAGCATGATTTCTGAAGAAGTAATCATCATTGCAGAAGATTTAACACCTTCTGACACTGCGCAGCTGAATCGTCAGTATGTATTAGGTTTTACAACTGATATCGGCGGCAGAACATCACATTCAGCCATCATGGCTCGTTCAATGGAGATCCCTGCAGTAGTAGGAACAAAAACAGCTACAGCTGACATTAAAAATGGCGACATCGTCATTGTTGATGGAATTGATGGAGATGTTATTGTAAATCCTTCTGAGGATGTAGTTGCAGGCTTTGAAAAGAAAAAAGCTCAATACGAAGTGCAAAAAGCGGAGTGGGCGAAACTTGTAAATGAAGAAACGGTAACAAAAGACGGACAGCACGTTGAGCTTGCAGCCAATATTGGCACGCCTGACGATGTTCGCGGCGTTCTTGAGAACGGCGGAGAAGCAGTTGGTCTATACCGTACAGAATTCCTTTACATGGGACGCGATCAGCTTCCGACTGAAGATGAACAGTTCGAAGCATATAAAGCTGTGCTTGAGCGCATGGAAGGCAAGCCGGTTGTTGTTCGCACCCTTGACATTGGCGGAGACAAAGAGCTTCCATACTTGAATCTGCCTAAAGAAATGAATCCATTCCTTGGTTTCCGTGCGATTCGCCTTTGCTTAGAAGAGCAGGAAATTTTCCGCACTCAATTGCGTGCATTGCTTCGTGCAAGCACGTTCGGCAACTTGAAAATCATGTTCCCGATGATTGCAGTTGTAGACGAGTTCAGACAGGCTAAAGCCATTCTTTTAGAAGAAAAGCAAAAGCTTGTCAATGAAGGTGTGCAAGTTTCAGATAACATTGAAATTGGAATGATGGTTGAAATTCCTTCAACTGCTGTTCTTGCAGATCAATTTGCTAAAGATGTTGACTTCTTCAGCATCGGAACAAATGACCTGATTCAATACACAATGGCTGCTGACCGTATGAACGAGCGTGTTTCATATTTGTATCAGCCTTATAATCCTGCCATTCTTCGTCTTGTGACGCTTGTCATTGAAGCAGCTCACAAAGAAGGCAAATGGGTAGGAATGTGCGGAGAAATGGCTGGCGATCCGCTTGCGATTCCAGTGCTTCTTGGTCTGGGACTTGATGAGTTCTCTATGAGTGCAACATCTATCCTTCCAGCACGTTCTCTTATTAAAAATCTTTCAAAAGAAGAGGCAGCAAGCTTCAAAGAAGAAATTCTTTCTATGAGCACAACAGAAGAAGTTGTTGCATTTGTGAAAACGAAATTTAATCTTTAATTTGAAATGAAAAAGACCTGCTTAAGCAGGTCTTTTTTTGTAGCAATAAGGCCTATTTCTTTTTATTCACTAAGGGTAATAAACGTAATTTTCCCACGCTTAAATCCTTCTGTGTTAAAATAGTCTCGAATGCAGATAGAATGGGGAAGATTTTTTGGAACGGATAGAAGATCAAGTTCTTCGGAAAAAGCTTTTTTTGCAGTCCATGTGGATTATCTTTATCCTGGACGCACTATTTATTTTATTCATAGAGAGAAGTCTTAAGTATTATCCTATTGTGATGGTTTTCGCAGGGATTTTTCTTGGCTATACACTAATCCTCAGGTTCATAAAAAAGGATTCTTTTTTTGTTTGGAGCTCACTCGCTCTTATATACAGCTATTTATTTGCCTTGAATTATACAGATCCCTATATTGTAAATTTTATTTTCCTGCTGTTTCCGGTTATTTTCAGCGCTGTTTTTCAGAAAATGACCTATTTATTTATAACAGGTGCGATAACCATATGCAGCCAGTTTTATTTTTTTCTGAGCAACTATGAGATTATCTCAACTTCTTTTGAAAGAATAGACGTAATGTATTACGTATTTTTCGCGGTCATTATTGTAGTAATTCTTAGCTATTATATTCGTTTTATTAATTTTCTGTGGACCAAAGTTCAGCTCCAAAATGACTTGATTTCAAGCAATTTGAGAACAACTGAGGCAAAGTTTGACCTGATATTTTCACAGAGCCATGATGCTATTGCCATTATTGGACCGGATCAAACAGTCAGGGCTGTTAATCCCGCGTTTTTAAATCTGTACGGATGGAGTGAAGGTGAAGTTGTCGGAAGCATTTATCCTTATCAGACCGGGAGCGAATCAGGAGTCACTTCCCGTAGAGACAGGACAAAATCAGGTTCTGCAGTAGAAGTGGAGGTAACAACAACTCCGCTGTTCAGCCATGCAAACGAACTGATTGCCTTTTGTGAAATGATTCGGGATGTGACTGACAAAAAAGCTGATGAGCTCGCACTTTTTCAGCAGGAAAAGCTAAACGTAGCGGGTCAAATGGCTGCTGGAGTGGCACACGAAATCAGAAATCCGCTCACGGTGATTCAAGGTTTTCTTCAAATGATGGATGAAAAAAAGGAAATCATTGACCCTCATTACACTAAAATCATGCTTGAAGAGCTGAAGCGCATGAACAGTATAGTCAGCGAGTTTCTAATCCTTTCAAAGCCGCAGGCAGTTCATGAAAAAGAAATAAATATGAGAGTACTGATCGATTCAATGATCCGTTTTTTCTCAACAGAAAGCGCGCTTAGAAACATTGGCATTGAGTTTAAGTGCAAAGGTGAACTCCCCGCTGTTCAAGGAGATGAAAATCAGCTTAAGCAGGTGCTGATCAATCTTCTGAAAAATGCGTTTGATGCTATGTCTAAAGGCGGAAAAATAATTGTGGACGCTCAAGCTGAAAATGACATCGTTAAAATCACGATCACAGATCAAGGGCCTGGCATTCCGGCTGATCTAATAAGCCAGGTGACAAAACCTTTCTTTACCACAAAAGAAAAAGGAACTGGTTTAGGCTTAGTCATTACGGAAAAAATTATCCGGCAGCATAATGGAAACATAACAATCACAAGCCAAATAGGCGAAGGAACAACGGTCATCGTTACTTTTCCTGTATCACATTCCTTAATAAGGTGAAACTAACATCATCAAGCGCAAAAGAAAGGTGATGAAAAGTGGAAAAGAAAGACGTAAATGCAGGAGACAAGGTATACGTCATCTACCGCAATCCGCATGCAGCAAATGTAGCCAATATCCAGCAGGCTGAAATCGTGGAACATCCGAATCACCCTGGTGAAAAAGCCTTATTTATTCATGATTCCTATCATTTATTAGATGAAGAGGACGCAATCTTCCCTTCATATTCAGATGCGGAAGTGATGTACAATAAGCTGTTTGATTATGAACAATATGAGTAGAAAACACTGCAGCTGGCTGGCTGCGGTTTTTTTGGATGTGTGTGTGTTGGGACAGATTTGGAAAAACGGATTCGCCCAAAAACAAACCCGGACTTTTCTGTCGGATCCTTATCTGTCTGTCGGAGCTGAACAGTCGGTTCCGCATTTCTGTATAGGAAAATTTTAAAAAGGATATGAACCATGCTGATAACAAAGGTTAATGGTATACCGCTTTAGTTAAAGGAAGTGTATTCATGGTTAAACCATTTGTGCCGCAGCTTGTCTATATTGAGCCTAGAGCGCTTGAATATCCGCTTGGGATTGAGCTAAAAGAGAAATTTGAAAAAATGGGACTTGAAATCAGAGAAACGACTTCACATAATCAAGTGAGAAATATACCGGGCAATAACCATCTGCAGCAGTACAGAAATGCAAAATCCACTCTTGTGGTAGGAGTTCGAAAAACACTGGACTTTGATTCTTCAAAACCATCTGCTGAATATGCGATACCGCTTGCAACAGGGTGTATGGGGCATTGTCATTACTGTTATCTGCAGACAACTATGGGCTCCAAACCTTATATCCGCACATATGTGAATACAGAAGAAATCTTTCAGCGGGCACAGGAATATATGGTTGAACGCACACCGCAGATTACCCGGTTTGAAGCATCCTGTACGTCTGATATCGTCGGGATTGATCATTTAACCCATTCGCTAAAAAGAGCGATTGAATTCTTCGGGAACACGGATATGGGCCGATTGCGCTTTGTCACAAAGTTTCATCATGTGGATCATTTGCTTGATGCAGATCATAAAGGAAAAACACGTTTTCGCTTCAGTATCAATGCCAATTTTGTGATTAAAAATTTTGAACCAGGCACATCGCCGCTGAATAAACGTCTAGAAGCAGCCGTCAAGGTAGCGGGGGCAGGATACCCGCTCGGATTTATTGTGGCGCCTATTTATATTCATGAAGGATGGCGGGAAGGGTATTACGAATTGTTTTCGAAACTTGATCAGCTTTTGCCTGAAGAAACACGGGATGATATCACATTTGAAATGATCCAGCACCGGTTTACAAAGCCTGCCAAGCGCGTCATTGAAAAAAATTATCCAAAATCAAAGCTCGAGATGAATGAAGATGACCGCCGCTACAAATGGGGAAGATACGGAATCGGCAAATATATTTATCAAAAAGATGAGGAAGCTGATTTAAGAGAAACACTTGAAAAGTATATTGATGACTTCTTTCCAAATGCAAAGATTGAATACTTCACTTAGAAAACAAGGTGTGCAGCCCTTGTTTTTTCTATTTTCTGAATCCTTATTTAAGCAAAATACAAGTAAGACTGTTACTATAATAATGAGAAAAATAATGGGAGTGTTAGCTATGGAACTCGGATTAAAAGGAAAAGTGGCTCTAGTTGCAGCATCAAGTCAAGGATTAGGAAGAGCTATTGCTGAAGAGCTTGTAAAAGAAGGCGCGAGCGTCATGATAACAAGCAGAAACCCTGATAAGCTACATAAAGTGAAAAATGAGCTTTCTGAAAAAGGTACTGGCCTCGTAGAATATAAAGCATGCGATTTATCAAATGCAGATGAGATCAGCCAGCTGGTGGAAGAAACGGTGAAACGTTTTGGAACGATTGATTTTCTTGTGAATAATGCAGGCGGTCCCCCTTCAGGACTATTTGAGCAAATGAGTGATGAGGACTGGCAAAAATCGTTCGAGTTAAATCTATTAAGTCATGTGCGTTTAATTCGTTCTGTTTTACCCTATATGAGAGGCAAGGGCGGGAAAATTGTAAACATCGCCTCCTCCTCAGTAAAAGAACCAATACCAGGTTTGATTTTATCAAATACGTTCCGTCTTGGAATTGTCGGATTAACTAAAACACTGGCATCAGAACTTGCCCCTTATCAAATCTTGATCAACACAGTAGCACCGGGCAGAATTTCAACGGACAGAGTCGCTTCTCTAGATCAGGCTGCAGCAGATAAGAATGGCATCAGCGTCAGTGAAGTGGAAGAAGAAGTAAAGCGGAAAATTCCTGCAGGACGCTACGGGAAACCGTCCGAGTTTGCAGCCTATGTTCTTTTCTTGCTCTCAGATGCCAACAGTTATGTAACTGGGCAGACACACCTGGTTGACGGCGGAATGGTGAAATCTGTTTAATAAGTGTTAATTTGTATAGGATTTGCTGCCCTGAAGAAAACTAAATCAGATAATCCAATACTGAGGGTGGCATATATATGGCGATCGTACTCGCTGTGATCTTATTATGGTTTGCAATACACTTGTACGTTTTCTTTCCAAAAAAAATGAATGGTCTTGAATCCATTTTTGTTTTTATGATTCTTTCTATTGTAAATAACAGCTTTTGTTCCGTCATTATGGAAAATCTGGAGTGGGCAAAAGCATATGAGACTCCTACTGCATTGACAGTTATTATTTTGCAGAGAATTCTTATCATCCCCACTCTTTTCCTTATGATTGTCCATGTTTATTTCAGGCTGAAGAAATCGATCGCAAAACTAATTCTGCTGTTCTTTTCTATTTCATTAATTTTCGCAATGGAAGAACTTTGCTCCTATTTTCAAATTATGAATTATCTTGAGAATAGATGGCTGATACCTGTTCTGCATTCGTCCTTGTTATACTTTTTCGGAGTCGCTGCACTCATTGTGTTTCGCCCAATCTTAAAAAAGGGGGTCACAATGCGATGATGGGCATGATGAACGAATTATATATTGTGATCACTCTTTTGACGGCACTCTGGATATCAGTGAAGCTTCCAAAAATATTTCCGCCTGCAATAACGATGCTGATCTTTACTTTCAGCGCTTTTATAGGACTTACTGCAGATCATATTTTAGACCTTCCTCCTTATGATATTTATGATGTGAATGATTCTCCGAAATTTGAGGTTTGGGATTTTATTTATTACAGCATGTATGGTTTTTTTGGCTGCTTTTTTCTCTATCTTTACCAGCAATGGAGAATCAGGGGCATGATTACAATTGTTTATATTATCCTCTGGTCCATGTTTTCTGTTTTTTATGAATGGATTGCTGTTTTAGCCGGCATTTTTGATTTCAGCAAAGGGTATAAAATGCAATATTCCTTTCCGGTTTATCTGTTTATTCAAACTTTCCTTCTCATTTTTTTTCATTTTGTATTGAAAGAATATGTTAAGCTTAAAGAAAAGTCTTCCATCGTTTAGATGGTCTTTTGAGAGATGAATTAGTATAAGTTTTGCGCATTTATGGCAAGCGTAATCGCCCAGCTTTTCGGCCAGAATAAATCCGCAGGAAAGGTCAAACCCGGACTTTTCCGCCGGATTCTTATCTGTCATGCCTGAGCAAAACGGACGCTTGCGCTTTTCTAGTAAGAAAGGAAGATGAAAAATGACTGGAGAAAAAGGTGTAATCGGTTTTATTGGGATTGGAGTAATGGGGAAGAGTATGGCAGGGCATTTGCTCAAAGATGGTTACTCGGTTTTGGTTTATACAAGAACGAAAGAAAAGGCATCTGAACTGATAGAGGCCGGTGCAGGTTGGATGGAGACGATTGAAGAGCTTGCATCCCAATCTGACTATATTATTACAATGGTCGGCTATCCTTCTGATGTGGAAGAAATTTATTTGAGCGAAAAAGGCATTTTGAACTCTGCCAAGGAAGGTACATATGTTATAGATATGACTACTTCTAAGCCAAGTCTTGCAAAAAAAATCTATGAAGCAGCAATGCAGCGCCATATCCATGCCTTGGATGCACCAGTTTCAGGCGGAGATGTAGGGGCAAGAGAAGCGAGATTATCTATTATGGCAGGTGGAGATCAGGAAGCATTTGACGCATGCATGCCGATTTTTTCTGTCATTGGACAAAATATAGTGTATCAGGGAGAAGCGGGAAGCGGTCAGCATACGAAAATGTGCAACCAGATTGCGATAGCTGCTGGCATGGTTGGAGTCAGTGAGGCCATTGCTTATGCAAAAAACGCTGGTCTCGATCCTGAAAATGTTTTAAAAAGCATTTCCGCAGGTGCAGCTGGCAGCTGGTCACTGAGCAATCTTGCACCAAGAATGCTGAAAGAGGATTTTGAACCAGGCTTCTATGTAAAGCATTTCATAAAGGATATGGATATTGCTATTGAAGAAGCTGACCATATGAAGATGGAGGTACCAGGATTAACGTTAGCTCATTCACTCTACACAGAGCTTCAGAAAAAGGGTGAAGGTGACAGCGGCACACAGGCCCTGTACAAGCTATGGAAATCGTAATCAAAAAGATGCTGGGCAATAGTGCAGCACCGATGGATCTCTTGCTCGAGGCAGATCCTTCCGAACAAAATATCAAACAATATCTCAAAAAAGGGACCGTTTTTCTTGCGGAGCTTGAGAAGAATATAGCAGGAGTTATGGTGCTGATGCCGATTTCACCTGCATCTATGGAAATAATGAATCTTGCGGTGGATGAGAAATTCAGGGGCAAAGGAATAGCAAAAAAACTTATTGCTCATGCTAAACAAGCCTGTGCAGATCAAAACATGGATTTCCTTGAGATTGGTACAGGAAACTCAAGCTTAGATCAGCTTGCCCTTTATCAAAAATGCGGATTTCGCATGAAGAAAGTAATCGAAAATTACTTCATTGTTCATTACCCGGAACCCATTTTTGAAAATGGCATTCAGTGCATGGATATGGTCAGACTAAAAATGAAGATAAAAAAAGATAGCTAGAAAACTCTAGCTATCTTGCAATCTGAAAACCTATTATTTACCAATGAACATTTGAGTCCAGTAGTTGCCTTCAGCTACATGGCCTACACCAATGTGAGTGAAGCTTGAATTCATGATGTTTTTACGGTGGCCTTCAGAGTTCATCCATGCTTGTACTACTTCTTCAGGAGAAGCTTGTCCTTTAGCAATGTTTTCACCAGCTGAGCTGTACTCAACGCCGAACTTCTTCATCATATCAAATGGTGATCCGTAAGTTGGGCTGTTGTGGTCAAAGTAGTTCTTGCTTTGCATGTCTTTTGATTTTTCTTTAGCCACTTTGCTTAATTCTTCATCTAATTGAAGTGGTTTTAAGCCTTGCTTTTCACGCTCTGCATTTGTTAATTCAACAACTTTTTTCTCAAATTCACTTACAGAAGCCTGTGTTTGCTCTTTCTTTGGAGCTGCTTCTTTAGAAGCTTCTGGCTGAGCTTTCTGAGCTGGTGCCGGAGCTGTTTCTTGTTTTGGAGCTTCTGCTTGTTGCTTTTGCTGTGGTGCTGGAGCTGAAGCTTGGCCTTGCTGTGCTTTAAATTGGCTTAATTGCTGTTCAACCATTTTTTGAAGCTCAGGATTGTTGATGTTCTGTAATAGATCCTGTGTTTGTGCTTGATTTAAATTGCAGTTTTGGCCTGCGATTTGGTAAGCTTTAACCTGTATATTTGATTGCTGTGGAGCTGCTGCATCTGCAGATGGGCCTCCAGCATTAAATGTAAAAATAGTAGCTGCTGCCGCAACTGAAAGTACGATAGATTTCTTCATGAAAAAATTCCTCCTAAGAGTTTTTTTTTTGGTGCTCTCTTGCTACAACAACATCGTAACATACGATTTTTGTAACATATGAACCATTGCTTTCCATTGACAGAATGCAATCTTTTAATCTATGCGGCTTACATTAAGTAAGCGGTAACAAACCTTTAGTATCACTAGTTTTATAGCTTTGCAAATGAAATATTCCTCACTCGCTGCCGTCAAAAAAACTCCCCATATATATCCAGTTGTACTAACTTTTTCATTGAATTGTTTCTTGACAAAAATTTAACTCCCTTTTTTATGTAACAAGTGTTACGCAAGTGTTACAATAGAGTTTGAAATACGTTAAAAGGATCTCTTAACCAAGGATCGATTTTGAAAGGGGAATAAATTCGTTGACTGAGCCAAGTAATAGTCAAGCTGATCTGCGAAAATTGAAGAAAACGCGCTTAATCCGCATCAATGTTTTCTTTTTCTTTGTGTTTTTACTATTCGTAGCGCTAATCATTCGGCTGGGTGTTGTTCAAATTGTTCAGGGTGAGGAATTTTCAAAGGAAGTCAGCCGCACTGAGTCAAACTATGCAAGCTTTCCTGCACCGCGCGGAAAGATGTATGACCGGAATGGAAATGTTCTTGTTGAAAACATTGGTGTTGAGGCCATCACATATACAGTAGAAAAAACAACGAAAGCATCAGATAAAATAGAAACAGCAAAAGTGCTTGCATCTCTAATAGAAGTTCCAACTGA
The window above is part of the Metabacillus dongyingensis genome. Proteins encoded here:
- the splB gene encoding spore photoproduct lyase, which encodes MVKPFVPQLVYIEPRALEYPLGIELKEKFEKMGLEIRETTSHNQVRNIPGNNHLQQYRNAKSTLVVGVRKTLDFDSSKPSAEYAIPLATGCMGHCHYCYLQTTMGSKPYIRTYVNTEEIFQRAQEYMVERTPQITRFEASCTSDIVGIDHLTHSLKRAIEFFGNTDMGRLRFVTKFHHVDHLLDADHKGKTRFRFSINANFVIKNFEPGTSPLNKRLEAAVKVAGAGYPLGFIVAPIYIHEGWREGYYELFSKLDQLLPEETRDDITFEMIQHRFTKPAKRVIEKNYPKSKLEMNEDDRRYKWGRYGIGKYIYQKDEEADLRETLEKYIDDFFPNAKIEYFT
- a CDS encoding SDR family oxidoreductase; its protein translation is MELGLKGKVALVAASSQGLGRAIAEELVKEGASVMITSRNPDKLHKVKNELSEKGTGLVEYKACDLSNADEISQLVEETVKRFGTIDFLVNNAGGPPSGLFEQMSDEDWQKSFELNLLSHVRLIRSVLPYMRGKGGKIVNIASSSVKEPIPGLILSNTFRLGIVGLTKTLASELAPYQILINTVAPGRISTDRVASLDQAAADKNGISVSEVEEEVKRKIPAGRYGKPSEFAAYVLFLLSDANSYVTGQTHLVDGGMVKSV
- a CDS encoding NAD(P)-dependent oxidoreductase, yielding MTGEKGVIGFIGIGVMGKSMAGHLLKDGYSVLVYTRTKEKASELIEAGAGWMETIEELASQSDYIITMVGYPSDVEEIYLSEKGILNSAKEGTYVIDMTTSKPSLAKKIYEAAMQRHIHALDAPVSGGDVGAREARLSIMAGGDQEAFDACMPIFSVIGQNIVYQGEAGSGQHTKMCNQIAIAAGMVGVSEAIAYAKNAGLDPENVLKSISAGAAGSWSLSNLAPRMLKEDFEPGFYVKHFIKDMDIAIEEADHMKMEVPGLTLAHSLYTELQKKGEGDSGTQALYKLWKS
- a CDS encoding GNAT family N-acetyltransferase, which produces MEIVIKKMLGNSAAPMDLLLEADPSEQNIKQYLKKGTVFLAELEKNIAGVMVLMPISPASMEIMNLAVDEKFRGKGIAKKLIAHAKQACADQNMDFLEIGTGNSSLDQLALYQKCGFRMKKVIENYFIVHYPEPIFENGIQCMDMVRLKMKIKKDS
- a CDS encoding CAP domain-containing protein; translation: MKKSIVLSVAAAATIFTFNAGGPSADAAAPQQSNIQVKAYQIAGQNCNLNQAQTQDLLQNINNPELQKMVEQQLSQFKAQQGQASAPAPQQKQQAEAPKQETAPAPAQKAQPEASKEAAPKKEQTQASVSEFEKKVVELTNAEREKQGLKPLQLDEELSKVAKEKSKDMQSKNYFDHNSPTYGSPFDMMKKFGVEYSSAGENIAKGQASPEEVVQAWMNSEGHRKNIMNSSFTHIGVGHVAEGNYWTQMFIGK